GTAGGGATGttacctttgatgaatcttccatgttgaataaggtaaatccaaatagtagtgatacttcgcagcaggtggagtatacacctaagcaggtggagttcgaagaagcagttgtgatcccaactacgaacaccacaaatgactctcctatggaagaagaagagtcagatgatgaagaggttccaccccaagaaccttcgcagcaatcagagccaattgcagtcaggcgaacgaggcgggaaaataagaaacctgctcgatttgcggatatggtagcatatgcgcttccagttgttgatgatgttccatgtatcttttcgaaagctattgaaagttcagaaagcggtggttggaaaggtgctttggaagaagagatgcaaTCTCTTCAGAAGAACAAGACATGGAAGCTGATGCCATTGCCGGAAGGCAggaaggcaattggatgtaaatgggtTTTTGCAAAGAAAGAGGGATTTCCTGACAGAAATGATGTTCGCTACAAAGCAAGATTGGTAGCTAAAGGCTACGCCCAGAAggagggaattgattacaatgaggtattttctcctgttgttaaacattcctccattagaattttgtaagctttggtagcgcagttgaatttggagctagctcaacttgatgtgaagaccgcgtttttacacggtgatctgaaggaggaaatctatatgacccaaccggagggattcaaggttgctggtaaagaaaattgggtttgcaagttgaacaaatcgttgtacggattgaagcagtcttcaagacagtggtacaaacggtttgacaagtttatgaaggatcagatgtacacaagaagcaaatacgaccactgtgtgtatttgcgcagacttcaagatggttcctacatctacctactcttatacgttgatgatatgctgatagcatcaaagagccaagttgaaattgacagattgaaggctcagttgagtcaagagttcgagatgaaggatttgagGAAAGCCAAGAAGATTCTCGGTATGGAGATTACAAGGGATAGAGAGGGAGGCAAGCTTTGGCTGACACAGAAGCAGTATTTGACCAAAGTACTACAGCGTTTTGGTATAAATGATGATTCCAAACCTGTAAGTACCCCACTTGCTCCTCATTTGAAACTTAGTTCTCAGTTATCTCCAAATACGGAAGATGAGCGAGAATATATGGCGAAGGTTCCCTATGCTAACgcagttggaagcttgatgtatgcaatggtgtgtacaagaccagacatttcacaggccgttggtactgtgagcagatacatgcatgatccaggcaagggtcattggcaagctgtgaaatggattctgcggtatatcaaagatactgtagatattggtttgttgtttgagcaggataaatcacttggtcattttgcagttggatattgtgattccgactatgctggtgatttggataagcgaagatctactactggctatttgttcactttagcgagtgcgccagttagttggaagtctaccttgcagtcaacggtagctttgtctacgacagaggcagagtacatggccattactgaagctgtgaaggaggcgatttggcttcatgggttgctgaaagaattgggtgttggtcagaaacaacttgaagtatattctgacagccagagtgctattcatttagcaaagaatcaggtctttcatgcaaggacgaagcacattgatgttcgctatcattttgtgcgggaaattctcgaagaagaggaaattaTCATCCGAAAGGTTCCGACTTTGgagaatcctgcagatatgTTGACCAAGGTGGTGACGAGGGCcaagtttgaacattgtttgGACTTGGTTAATATTCTGCGATTTGGAGCTGGCGCTTGACTGCGCCAATATGAAAGCACCGCGAGTCGTCTGTTTGGGTGGAGAAGATTTGTGTTTGGTGGGATTTGAAATTttgccaaggtggagatttgtagaaaattttgtcaaaatttcttgtcccacatcggtgggcaTTAGGGAGTTTGGGGGAGTGGCTGCCTATAAAAGGAGCTCACCCCCCATTTTGTAAAATATCCCAAATTGTACTCTTctccatttaaatatataagtgggctctgcagagggtgctcggagacgtaggcaatttggccgaactccgttatcaaagttccgggtgtgttctttctttattatctattttgttccgcatttatttctgggtttattttctgtagtagtattgtattcaatattatttgcgggtttggtagtagtgttttgtacggttcttttgggtgtttttatattgtgataaacacaccgactgataaattctgttaggaatctggtatttaagagggacagtgtcctcaccagtctttccaaagaacttatttggagaagtaattttatcgagtagaccccattgggttaactctgaaattactgaatcggttcatttcactatttgagagaaaattacccggttttctcaacaatATGCTATTTCTGACTATACACATGCGACAGAATGTCACTGTATAACTAAATAACTTTCTCCTTAGTAACCATGTCAAAAAGGCatttaaaatagaaagaaagatgTAAAAGTATTTAGGTTTAACAATAGAAAATACTGTTAGAGAttgttgaaattaattttaattcaaaggATAAGCGTAATGCTATTGTGTCATCGTTGCTCTCATCGTATGTTGTGCGTTTCTAAAATCATGGAGTGCTAATGTACTTGAGTTCATTAAAGCGATTTTACCATTGAGTTACATCAAATCCAAACGAATATAACATTAAAAATCTGAACTTCAAATCCAAACGAAATATCGCGAGAAATGGTCGACCCTATATTGCAGACTGGAATATCATCTCCGCCAACTCCTGCAACCACCATTCCCAAACATATCTTTAGAAACTTAACAAAATGCATTCCACAAATGGAATTAATGTACAATTGCAGTTACCTGCTTAGCAGAACCAACTTTGGGCTCTCCCCATTGTATAGTCTTCTTCTCAAGTAAATCAAAATCAGCCTTTCCAGCCTGTTTGCATTATTCAATCATCCACCATAGGAtggaaaaataccaaaaatagaCGAAAAAAGAGTAGTTTGGGACAGTGAAACTTGCCTCGATCTGGGCTCCCAATTCTGTGTCAAAACTTTCATACCTCTTGCGAACTAGTTCCTCTAACAAACCACCCTGCACGAGTACATGGACAGGGCATTTTTTGACGTGAGAATGAAGGCTTGGAGAAAGAAGCTATGTAGAATGAAGAGATCACTACCTCAATTAGCTTGGCAGCATTTCGAAGCCCACGTGCAATGGTATCCATACCCGCGATATGAGCAATGAAGATATCCTCGACATCTGTGCTCTCTCTCCGCCTATAAATACATCAACATAATACAGATCAATatagttttcttttttgaaGATATATTGGATTTTCAATCTGCAACCAAATGTAggcaaagaaaagaaaacttaCAATTTTGCATCAAAATTAAACCCACCAGGTGCCAACCCTCCCTGTGAtgcataaataaaacaaaaaaacattgTTTATTAGATTTATATACTTCTAATACTTCTTTCATTGTGCATGAAAAACTACTTAATACACATACATTTTTAATAACGGAGAGCATAACTAGTGTTGCTTCTCCAACATCCATCATAAACTGGTCGGTATCCCAACCTGCACAACACGGCCTCACTCATATTATTAACTGATGACATAGAACAAAATGCATCAACATCAGTGTGGTAGACTTAGCAGAAAAGTCTAATAAACATACCAACTTGGGGGTCACCGGAGTTTGCATCAATATTACCCAATATGCCATTGATTCGAGCAGTCTCAATCTCATGATGGCAGCTGCAGTGTACAAGTTGGTGTCAGGTATACTAAATTCACTCATGTCTGAATGgtgacaaaacaatttatgtcaTCAAAATACGAGTTCTGAAACAGAACACAGCATACCTGTGACCTGAGAGAGTTGCGTGGTTGCACTCAATGTTCAGCTTAAATTCACCTGCATAGAATTTAAGGAAAATAATAAATGCAAAGGACATGTTTTGCTGGATCAGAACAATGCCACAATAAATCCATTTAACTCCACTCAACTAAAAACTTTGCTTTCTAATGTCAATCTTGTTAAAACCCATTTTTATTTCTGCGAAACCCTGAAGATAGAAGATAGTTTTGGTATACATACCCCATAAAAGACATGCATATATTTAAACAGCATAAAGGACAACTTTTACCTATCAATCCATATTTACGGAGGAAGTTAGCTGATGTTGCAGCATCCCAATCATACCTGGCAAGATTGAGATATGTCATATAAGCTGAATAGTGTTATGTATATAGTATGTACCCGTTGACAGAAACATACTGGTGTTTTGTAGGCTCCTGGGGTTTAGGCTCAATGAGTAACGTTCCTAAAAATGATTGTCAACAACAGCAATCAGATTAGTGTTGCAGTTAATGGTTCGATTTTTCTGGTAAAGCACAAGTTAAGAATGAGGTCAAGTTGGAGCTACCATTAACAAGTCATATTAATGTTGCAACTCAGAAATAAATGTCAGTGTTTACACAAAGTAACATATAAAAATACCATTGAATCCAATTTTCTTCTTGTAGGCAACAGCTGCTTCAAAAAAACGTGCCTGCAATAAAATGACAACTGGGTGATTAATAACCTtggcaaaaaaaattaaaagcaaaACAGCGAAGGCACACAAATAGAAATCTACGTGAAATGATTCAGATATAGGAATGAAAAGATAACATAGCATAATAATCACACCATGTGATTGAGCTCTCTTTCCATATCTGTGTTCAAAAGAGATTGATAGCCTTCACGACCACCCCAGAAGACATAATTTTCTCCACCTAGATAATGTGTAACCTATAGGCACAAAATGGAATGTCAAACATAATGCTAAATAAGGGATCTCGAGCATAACTCTATATTATGTATTAATTGGTTGTGACCAAGTGATTCAACCACCAACCTCGATTGCCTTTTTGACCTGTGCTGCCGAGTATGCATATACTCCAAGTTCAGGACTGCATAACCAAAAGGTCAGAA
This portion of the Salvia splendens isolate huo1 chromosome 10, SspV2, whole genome shotgun sequence genome encodes:
- the LOC121750131 gene encoding xylose isomerase-like produces the protein MKSVKFLLLLLSLIVVVSYTATAAPPPTCPADVSSDCGSGEWEGDFFPGITKIKYEGPTSKNPLAYKWYNVEEEILGKKMKDWLRFSIAFWHTFRGTGGDPFGAPTKMWPWEDGTNSLAMAKRRMRANFEFLDKLGLDRWCFHDRDIAPEGKTIEESNANLDEVVSLAKELQGTRIRPLWGTAQLFFHPRYMHGAATSPELGVYAYSAAQVKKAIEVTHYLGGENYVFWGGREGYQSLLNTDMERELNHMARFFEAAVAYKKKIGFNGTLLIEPKPQEPTKHQYDWDAATSANFLRKYGLIGEFKLNIECNHATLSGHSCHHEIETARINGILGNIDANSGDPQVGWDTDQFMMDVGEATLVMLSVIKNGGLAPGGFNFDAKLRRESTDVEDIFIAHIAGMDTIARGLRNAAKLIEGGLLEELVRKRYESFDTELGAQIEAGKADFDLLEKKTIQWGEPKVGSAKQELAEMIFQSAI